TTCTGGTTACATGCAGCCCGAACTAAAAGAACAAATTTTGGCAGAATTTGAGACATACCCAAACAAAAGCATTTCTCCCAGTCTTTCATTTGAACTTTTATGTGCAAGGCTGTATTTACAGAGCGGAAACCGCGAAAAAGCAAAAGCAATTATTAAAAGCGTCCTTTCCTTTTCGAGGGAAAACGGAAACTCTCTGCGCCTTGTAGAAGCAGATTTGCTCCTTTTACACATGACTGACTCTTCTACACCAGCCGGGCGACGGCAGCAAAATAATCTGCTGCGCGAAGCGATTTACTACGCATGGGAAAATCGAATTTTTCAGCCGTTTTATGTGGATCGAGATGCAGTAAACCCACTTTGGGACAATTTCAACGCAGAACTCTCTGACAAAATAAGCGAGCCGGAACGGATTTTTGTCCGTGATGCGATACGGGTCTGTTCTAGCGATACACCAAAAGCTGAAAAAAGCCTACTTAGTTCCCGCGAAACAGAAGTGCTCATTGAGCTTGCGCAAGGAAAAACAAACCAGCAGATTGCAGAGGATCTCTGTATTTCGCTTTCCACTGTAAAAACGCATTTGATCAGCGTCTATGGAAAGCTTGGTGTTTCTTCACGGCTCGCTGCAACATCCGAGGGAAAACGGCTTGGCCTCATTTCATAGTCCTTTCAATTAATTATTTTAGTGCAAAAAACATAAGACAAGGGAGGCAATCTCATAAAGAGACTGCCTCCCTTGTCTTAATTGAATGGACTCTAAAGAAAAACTAGAAGAATAATGAGTCTTAAAATCTAATTATGCGGCCTTATAGGTATCTTCCAGCGTAATTCCAGAGTTATAAGTCAGAATACCAGGAAGATTGACAAAGCCTTTTACATCTGCAGAGGTTGCGAAAATTTGCTCACGATAGTTAATAAATACGAACGGAGAGAGTTCCAAAATCCGCTCGCGGAGCTGATCATAAATTGTTGCACGCTTTGTAGCATCCAATGTTTCGCGTCCTTGCTTTAAGAGTGAATCGACTGTTGCATCGCTAAATCCAGGAGCGCTGTTCATACGAGTATCTCCGCTCTGGAAATAGTTTGTGCACCAATCCATATCCACAATATTACCAGCGGTTCCGCTGACCAGGATATCGTAATCTCCGGTGTTAGAACGCTGAATACGAGTGGACCAGTCGGGCAGTTCTACTTCTGCATTGATTCCAATTGCTTTGAGGCTATCCTGAACGACCAACGCTGTCTGCTTATGGAAATCATAGGTAGAAGTTGAAAGGATCTTCACATCAAATCCGTTGGGATATCCAGCTTCTTTCAAAAGCTCTTTCGCTTTTTCAGGATTATACTGGAAATAGTTATCATATTTTCCGTCGTATCCGTTTTGTCCTTTAATTGTCGGGAAACCATACATTGCAGTGCCGCGGCCCATAAATGCGGTATCGATAACGCCCTGACGGTTAACTGCATAGGCGATTGCCTGACGAACTTTTGGATCTGCAAGAGGTCCCTTTGTGCAGTTGATCTGCAGGCACATAAACGGTCCTTCGGAAACATCTACTGTATAGTTGCTGTCTTTTTCCAATGCAGTTGCATCATTTGCACCTACATAGTCGATCAAATCTGCTTCTCCACTCTTTAAGGAGTTTACTCGAGTGGTATTGTCGGTCGTAACAACAAAATTCAGTTCTTTTGTTTCTGGTTTCCCTGCTTTATAGAAACCATCAAATGCTTTCAATGTGATCTGGCGGCCTTTATCCCAAGATTCCAGTGTATAAGGACCACTGCCCATAGGATTGGCGTTCAAATCATTGTTGTGAGAATTGCACCATGCTTTTGACACAATTACTGCTTCAGGAAGTGTCAAATAGTCAATAAATGGAGCACAAGGCTGTTTGAGTACAAATTTAACTGTTTTTGCGTCCACTACATCAATATGATCTAGCATATTGGCAAAATCACTCCGGAAAGTAGCAGATACCGACGCATCAAGCTGACGCTCAAAAGAGAACTTAACATCCTCTGCCGTGATATCACTGCCATCCTGGAATTTTGCATTCTGGCGGATATGGAACGTATAAGTAACATTATCATCTGCTACTTCATAAGACTCCGCGATTTCATTTCCAATACTTCCGTCTGATTCATAAGCCAGAAGGCCGCGGTACATACACATTTTAATTAACCGCACTGCCTGTCCGGACTGAACCATTGGTTCCAATGTGGAAGGATCTGCGCTCAACCCAATTGTAAGAGAATCTGCTTTGTTTGCCGCTGCTGCAGAATTGCTCGCTCCGGAAGCAGTCCCGGAACTAGTGCTGCTTCCGCAGCCGCCCATAGAGATCACCATCGCTGCTGACAGCACGCCTGCTGCCAATTTCACCCATAACTTACTCTTCATTTTTTGATTCCTCCTTTTTCATAATTGCCGTATTTTTTGCTTTTTTATTTTATGATCAAAAACTGTCTTGCAGTTTCGGATCAAAAATATCACGGAGGGCATCGCCCATCAGATTCACCGCAAGAATTGTAAGACAAAGAAAAAGTGCAGGCCAGAGCATATACATCATATTAACGCTCAAATATGCTTTTGCGTCTCCGATCATTTGCCCCCAGGAAGGTTCCGGCGGCTGTACGCCCAACCCCAGGAAGCTCAGTCCGGATTCCAAAAGAATCGCACTGGAAATCGTTAGACTGATCTGAATAATCAACGGAGAAAAAATGTTTCGAAAAATCGTTCCAATCAATATTTTAGGGGTTGTTTGACCAACGGAAATATCATTTTCAACATATTCCATTTTTTTAACTTTGATCGTAGACGAATTGGCAATACGGGCAAAATGCGGGATATATAAAATTGCCACTACAATCGTCAGATTTTGGACCCCCGCTCCGAAAAGGCAAACCACCATCATTGCCAGCAGAATTGCCGGAAAACATAGAATGGTTTCAACGGTACGCATAATAGCATTTCCAGCTTTTCCGCCAATATAACCTGCAACCAGTCCACAAAAGGAACCGATTAGAAATGCTCCTAAAGTTCCTACCAGCGAAACAGTAAGCGAAGGTCGAATTCCATAAAGCAACCGGGAAAAAATGCAGCGTCCGTATTCATCGGTTCCCATCGGAAATTGTGCACTGGCAGCTGCCAGCGTATTCGTCGTATGCATCTCCAATGGATCATGGGGTGCAATGGAAGATCCAAACAGTGCGATAAAGATCATCGGCAACAGGATAATCAGACTAAAAACAAATTTTTTATTTCGAAAACACCGTTTTATTGTATTCATCAGATAACCCCCTTACCGTACTCTCGGATCTAATAATCCATAGAGAATATCCACAAGAGCATTCGTCAGAATAAAGATTGCCGACATCACCAATACACAACCTTCAATCAGCGGATAATCACGTGCATTGATCGATTTAACCAACAAAGTCGACAAGCCCGGCCAGTTGAATACATTTTCGCAAAGAACTGTTCCGCCGATCAAATTTCCCATCTGTAATCCGATTTCTGTGATAACCGGAATAAAAGCATTTCTCACAACGTGGCGGGAAATAACGACGTGCTCCTTTAATCCCTTTGCACGAAGTGCTCTTACAGACTCACTCGATAAAGCTTCCAAAACAGAAGAGCGCGTCATTCGCATAATCGAGGCTGCAATTCCCAACGCCAGCGTAAACGCCGGCAAGATCAATCTTAAAAAATGTGCTCCTGCATTTTTTGAAATATCCGTATATCCACTGGAGGGCATTGCAAAACCAAAATGGAAAATATCCAAACTGAAAACAATAATAAATAGGTAACCAAGCACATAAACCGGAATAGAAGTTCCCAGGGAAGCGCCGGTCGTCATAATCAAATCTGAAATTTTGCCTCTCTTTTGGGCGGAAAGTACACCGAGCGGCAAGCCAATAATACAAGCTAAAATCATTGCAACAAATGCAAGTTCCAACGTACGGGGAAGCCGGGTTCCAATAGAAGCCATAACCGGAATCTTTTCGCTGTAGGATTGTCCGAGATTTCCCTGTAACGCTCCTAGAATCCAACTTCCATACTGCTGCAAAATCGGCTTATCGAGTCCTAACTGAGAACGTAACGACTCTACCGCAACAGGATCGGGGTTCGTATCAGTTCCAAGCATCTGCAAGACCGGATCACCTGGCATCATATGTACCAGGATAAACACAATTGTCATGACTGCAAAAAGCATGATAATTGCCGTTCCAAGTCGTCTCAGGATAAAGTTTTTCACTGTACATCTCCCTCCTTTTCATATAAAAAGCAGGCAACTGCATGTCCGTCTTTTAAATGATAAAAGGGAGGACGCTCTTTGCTGCAGCGATCCGTTGCTTTCCAACAGCGCGTACAGAAACGGCAGCCTTGGGGCACATTGACCGGGCTTGGAATATCTCCCTGCAAAATAATCCGATTCGGCTTATCCGGCACGGAAGGATCCGGAATCGCAGAAAGGAGTGCCTGCGTATAGGGATGCAGCGGGTTATGATAAAGTTCCGTTGCTTCTGCCATTTCCATGATAGAACCGAGATACATGACCGCGATCCGGTCGGACATATGGTTGACAACTGAAAGATTATGAGAAATAAAGAGATAAGTTAATTTATCTTCTTTCTGCAGCGTTTTCAAGAGATTCAAAATCTGTGCCTGAATGGAAACGTCCAACGCCGATACCGGTTCATCACAGACGATCAGCTTTGGCCGCATCGCCAACGCACGAGCAATTCCGATACGCTGTCTTTGTCCGCCGGAAAATTCATGCGGATATCGATCAATATAGGCTGACGGCAGCCCTACTCTTTCCATCAACTGCAGAATTTGTTTCTCTCTTTCTTCTGCACTGCATTTTTCATGAATTCGAATTGGTGTTCCTATGATATCCCGCACTGTCTGCCGGGGATTTA
This genomic window from Caproicibacterium sp. BJN0003 contains:
- a CDS encoding ABC transporter substrate-binding protein, producing MKSKLWVKLAAGVLSAAMVISMGGCGSSTSSGTASGASNSAAAANKADSLTIGLSADPSTLEPMVQSGQAVRLIKMCMYRGLLAYESDGSIGNEIAESYEVADDNVTYTFHIRQNAKFQDGSDITAEDVKFSFERQLDASVSATFRSDFANMLDHIDVVDAKTVKFVLKQPCAPFIDYLTLPEAVIVSKAWCNSHNNDLNANPMGSGPYTLESWDKGRQITLKAFDGFYKAGKPETKELNFVVTTDNTTRVNSLKSGEADLIDYVGANDATALEKDSNYTVDVSEGPFMCLQINCTKGPLADPKVRQAIAYAVNRQGVIDTAFMGRGTAMYGFPTIKGQNGYDGKYDNYFQYNPEKAKELLKEAGYPNGFDVKILSTSTYDFHKQTALVVQDSLKAIGINAEVELPDWSTRIQRSNTGDYDILVSGTAGNIVDMDWCTNYFQSGDTRMNSAPGFSDATVDSLLKQGRETLDATKRATIYDQLRERILELSPFVFINYREQIFATSADVKGFVNLPGILTYNSGITLEDTYKAA
- a CDS encoding ABC transporter ATP-binding protein; amino-acid sequence: MSEDLLKVCHVNKTFPIKGGMFSKSKGFVHAVDDVSFTIHKGETFGLVGESGCGKSTLSRTILQLIPADSGEVIFDGKDLRKLSKNDLRKERQHMRMIFQKPFDSLNPRQTVRDIIGTPIRIHEKCSAEEREKQILQLMERVGLPSAYIDRYPHEFSGGQRQRIGIARALAMRPKLIVCDEPVSALDVSIQAQILNLLKTLQKEDKLTYLFISHNLSVVNHMSDRIAVMYLGSIMEMAEATELYHNPLHPYTQALLSAIPDPSVPDKPNRIILQGDIPSPVNVPQGCRFCTRCWKATDRCSKERPPFYHLKDGHAVACFLYEKEGDVQ
- a CDS encoding ABC transporter permease produces the protein MNTIKRCFRNKKFVFSLIILLPMIFIALFGSSIAPHDPLEMHTTNTLAAASAQFPMGTDEYGRCIFSRLLYGIRPSLTVSLVGTLGAFLIGSFCGLVAGYIGGKAGNAIMRTVETILCFPAILLAMMVVCLFGAGVQNLTIVVAILYIPHFARIANSSTIKVKKMEYVENDISVGQTTPKILIGTIFRNIFSPLIIQISLTISSAILLESGLSFLGLGVQPPEPSWGQMIGDAKAYLSVNMMYMLWPALFLCLTILAVNLMGDALRDIFDPKLQDSF
- a CDS encoding ABC transporter permease, which gives rise to MKNFILRRLGTAIIMLFAVMTIVFILVHMMPGDPVLQMLGTDTNPDPVAVESLRSQLGLDKPILQQYGSWILGALQGNLGQSYSEKIPVMASIGTRLPRTLELAFVAMILACIIGLPLGVLSAQKRGKISDLIMTTGASLGTSIPVYVLGYLFIIVFSLDIFHFGFAMPSSGYTDISKNAGAHFLRLILPAFTLALGIAASIMRMTRSSVLEALSSESVRALRAKGLKEHVVISRHVVRNAFIPVITEIGLQMGNLIGGTVLCENVFNWPGLSTLLVKSINARDYPLIEGCVLVMSAIFILTNALVDILYGLLDPRVR